One genomic window of Pecten maximus chromosome 3, xPecMax1.1, whole genome shotgun sequence includes the following:
- the LOC117324292 gene encoding uncharacterized protein LOC117324292, producing MHAHTGLLLLCVLTGAFAQSYVRGRNYKTIPANNDIYYGDLAHIQWSNGIMFPICRRLDRDFTIDLMVYDRITVKRGGTYAATTGRVSGIGVEFQELSKNERSFRTILVLVFPGEQELVQYLPL from the exons ATGCACGCACATACAGGACTACTGCTGCTCTGTGTTCTGACAGGGGCCTTTG CCCAGAGTTACGTCAGAGGACGCAACTACAAAACTATCCCCGCCAACAACGACATCTACTACGGTGATCTAGCACACATTCAATGGAGCAATGGAATCATGTTTCCAATCTGCAGGCGACTCGACCGCGACTTCACGATAGATTTGATGGTATATGACAGAATAACGGTAAAGCGTGGTGGAACATACGCAGCCACAACTGGTCGGGTGTCCG GTATTGGAGTGGAGTTCCAAGAACTTTCCAAGAACGAGCGAAGCTTCCGTACAATTCTCGTACTTGTATTCCCCGGTGAACAG GAACTTGTCCAGTATCTCCCGTTATGA